Proteins found in one Deinococcus sp. YIM 134068 genomic segment:
- a CDS encoding (Fe-S)-binding protein produces MTVDLFITCLNDAMFPRTGEATVKLLERLGHEVRFNERQTCCGQMHFNSGYQEDALKLVRHFVETFRDAEAIVAPSGSCVGMVRDLYPRAAEWAGDEALLEEVNALTPRVFELSEFLVKELGVEDVGAYYPHRVTYHQTCHAMRILRVGDAPLRLLRNVKGLNLVELPAVEQCCGFGGTFSVKNADTSTAMLADKVQNVMSTGAEACTAGDNSCLMHIGGGLSRLQAGTRTVHLAEILASTEGEVFA; encoded by the coding sequence TTGACTGTCGATCTGTTCATCACCTGTCTCAACGACGCGATGTTTCCCCGCACGGGCGAGGCGACCGTGAAACTCCTCGAACGCCTCGGCCACGAGGTCCGCTTCAACGAACGGCAGACCTGCTGCGGCCAGATGCACTTCAACTCCGGGTATCAGGAGGACGCGTTGAAGCTCGTCCGACATTTCGTAGAGACCTTCCGGGACGCGGAAGCCATCGTCGCCCCCAGCGGCTCCTGCGTCGGCATGGTCCGCGACCTGTACCCCCGCGCCGCCGAGTGGGCCGGGGACGAGGCATTGCTGGAGGAGGTGAACGCCCTCACCCCGCGCGTGTTCGAGCTGAGCGAGTTCCTCGTCAAGGAGCTGGGCGTGGAGGACGTGGGCGCGTACTACCCGCACCGGGTCACGTACCACCAGACTTGCCACGCGATGCGGATTTTGCGGGTGGGGGACGCTCCCCTCCGGCTGCTGAGGAACGTCAAAGGCCTGAATCTGGTCGAACTCCCCGCCGTGGAGCAGTGCTGCGGCTTTGGGGGCACCTTCTCCGTGAAGAACGCCGACACGAGCACCGCGATGCTCGCCGACAAGGTGCAGAACGTGATGAGCACGGGGGCCGAGGCCTGCACCGCCGGGGACAACTCCTGCCTGATGCACATCGGCGGTGGGCTGAGTCGCCTGCAGGCGGGCACCCGCACCGTCCACCTCGCCGAGATTCTGGCGAGTACCGAGGGGGAGGTCTTCGCATGA
- a CDS encoding LutB/LldF family L-lactate oxidation iron-sulfur protein, with translation MSAGGIKPARTFQQAAKVTLANPQMRRNLRHATTVIREKRERAVAELLDWEALRDEGAAVKDHVMARLSEYLLDLESAVKARGGHVHWARDAAEARGIVAGIAEGHGAREVIKVKSISTDEIELNAALSERGIHAIETDLAELIVQLAEDRPSHILVPAIHRNRAEIRDLFRRKLGAELLTDEPKALAEAARLYLREKFLTTKVAVSGANFAVAESGTVCVVESEGNGRMCVTMPDVLISVMGIEKVVPTWQDLAVFMRLLPRSSTAERMNPYTSFWSGVTPGDGPQEFHLVLLDNGRTDVLADEVGRQTLRCIRCSACLNVCPVYERAGGHAYGSVYPGPIGAILTPQLLHLEDKNANTLPWASSLCGACYDACPVKINIPEVLLYLRGKITEEKPLSVEAVAFKTAAWVMSEPHRFEGAIRLARTGQGPLVRNGAIHALPGMLGGWTDTRDLPAFPPQTFREWWRKRPAPQVRGDDGNAQTSEGEPVAPERTDDRGPV, from the coding sequence ATGAGCGCCGGTGGAATCAAGCCCGCCCGGACCTTCCAGCAGGCCGCGAAGGTGACGCTCGCCAACCCGCAGATGCGCCGTAACCTCCGGCACGCGACCACCGTCATCCGCGAGAAGCGTGAGCGGGCGGTGGCCGAGCTGCTCGACTGGGAGGCGCTGCGGGACGAGGGCGCGGCGGTCAAGGATCACGTGATGGCGAGGCTCTCGGAGTACCTCCTCGACCTCGAATCCGCCGTCAAGGCCCGTGGCGGGCACGTCCACTGGGCACGCGACGCGGCGGAAGCGCGGGGGATCGTGGCGGGCATCGCCGAGGGGCACGGGGCGCGGGAGGTCATCAAGGTCAAGTCCATCTCCACCGACGAGATCGAGCTGAACGCGGCGCTCTCGGAACGCGGCATCCACGCCATCGAGACCGACCTCGCCGAACTGATCGTGCAACTCGCCGAGGACCGCCCCAGCCACATCCTCGTCCCGGCCATCCACCGCAACCGGGCGGAAATCCGGGACCTCTTCCGGCGCAAGCTCGGCGCGGAACTGCTCACCGACGAGCCGAAGGCGCTGGCGGAGGCCGCCCGGCTCTACCTGCGCGAGAAGTTCCTGACGACGAAAGTCGCCGTCTCGGGGGCCAATTTCGCCGTTGCCGAGAGCGGCACCGTCTGCGTCGTGGAGTCCGAAGGCAACGGGCGTATGTGCGTGACTATGCCCGACGTGCTCATCAGCGTCATGGGCATCGAGAAGGTGGTCCCGACGTGGCAGGACCTCGCCGTATTCATGCGCCTGCTGCCCCGTTCCAGCACCGCCGAGCGCATGAACCCCTACACCTCCTTCTGGTCGGGGGTGACGCCGGGCGACGGCCCGCAGGAGTTCCACCTCGTCCTGCTCGACAACGGGCGGACGGACGTGCTGGCCGACGAGGTGGGGCGGCAGACGCTCCGCTGTATCCGCTGCTCGGCCTGCCTGAACGTCTGCCCGGTGTACGAGCGAGCGGGCGGCCACGCCTACGGCAGTGTGTACCCCGGCCCCATCGGCGCGATCCTCACCCCACAACTGCTGCATCTGGAGGACAAGAACGCGAACACGCTGCCGTGGGCGAGCAGCCTGTGTGGCGCGTGCTACGACGCCTGCCCGGTCAAGATCAACATTCCCGAGGTGCTGCTGTACCTGCGCGGCAAGATCACGGAAGAGAAGCCGTTGAGCGTCGAGGCCGTCGCCTTCAAGACCGCCGCGTGGGTGATGAGCGAGCCGCACCGCTTCGAGGGGGCGATCAGGCTCGCGCGCACGGGGCAGGGACCGCTGGTGAGGAACGGGGCCATTCACGCCCTGCCGGGGATGCTCGGCGGCTGGACGGACACGCGCGACCTGCCCGCCTTCCCGCCGCAGACCTTCCGCGAGTGGTGGAGGAAACGGCCCGCGCCGCAGGTCCGGGGAGACGACGGGAACGCGCAGACGAGTGAGGGCGAACCCGTCGCCCCGGAGCGGACGGACGACCGGGGGCCGGTGTGA
- a CDS encoding LutC/YkgG family protein: MSGEAKLDILTRINRAQARQQEPFARVPVRPSARPRGEVVEQFAEYAAEYRANVVRVPAAQLAGAVRDRLALLGSGRVAIPGDLPAGWLPPEWPFTPDEPGVTDLTAVQSVVTGCAVAIAETGTVVLDHGAGQGRRALTLVPDHHICVVWEAQVVDSVPEAVAHLRESVVRGQPLTWISGPSATSDIELSRVEGVHGPRVLDLLLVREA, encoded by the coding sequence GTGAGCGGGGAGGCGAAGCTCGACATCCTGACGCGCATCAACCGCGCGCAGGCCCGGCAACAGGAACCGTTCGCGCGGGTGCCCGTCCGTCCCTCGGCCCGCCCGCGCGGCGAGGTCGTGGAGCAGTTCGCCGAGTACGCCGCCGAGTACCGGGCGAACGTCGTCCGCGTCCCGGCGGCGCAGCTCGCGGGGGCCGTCCGGGACCGCCTCGCCCTGCTGGGCAGCGGGCGCGTCGCCATTCCGGGGGACCTGCCCGCCGGGTGGCTCCCCCCGGAGTGGCCCTTCACGCCGGACGAACCCGGCGTCACCGACCTGACGGCGGTTCAATCGGTGGTCACGGGCTGCGCGGTCGCCATCGCGGAGACCGGCACGGTGGTCCTCGATCACGGCGCGGGGCAGGGACGGCGGGCGCTGACGCTGGTGCCGGACCACCACATCTGCGTCGTGTGGGAGGCGCAGGTGGTGGACAGTGTGCCGGAGGCGGTGGCACACCTGCGGGAGAGCGTGGTGCGCGGGCAGCCGCTGACGTGGATCAGCGGGCCGAGCGCGACCTCCGACATCGAACTCAGCCGCGTGGAGGGCGTGCACGGCCCCCGCGTCCTCGACCTTCTCCTCGTGCGGGAGGCGTGA
- a CDS encoding class II aldolase/adducin family protein, giving the protein MALPEPFPQLGELIASIGEAGHRVAGMDASEGGAGNLSVCLGWPVEVRRRFPIGEDFVLPQPAPNLAGHVVLVTGSGRRLRDIRHDPEANLAAVVIGGDGRAARLHTSPRRLFERVTSEFNSHLAVHDDQVGRSGTNFHAVVHAQPPHLTYLSHIAAYRETRTLNERLLRWQPETIVNLPEGIGVLPFILPGSPALMAANIGALREHRVVLWSKHGVMARSDVSITRAVDRVEYAETAAKYEHLDLTSGGRGEGLSRDELREVVEAFNVPTTLLE; this is encoded by the coding sequence ATGGCCCTGCCCGAACCCTTTCCACAACTCGGCGAGCTGATCGCCTCCATCGGTGAGGCGGGCCACCGCGTCGCGGGCATGGACGCGAGCGAGGGCGGGGCCGGGAACCTCTCGGTCTGCCTCGGCTGGCCCGTGGAGGTGCGCCGCCGCTTCCCCATCGGGGAGGACTTCGTGCTGCCACAGCCCGCCCCGAACCTCGCCGGTCACGTGGTCCTCGTCACCGGGTCGGGGCGAAGGTTGCGAGACATCCGGCACGACCCCGAGGCCAACCTCGCGGCGGTCGTCATCGGCGGGGACGGGCGCGCGGCCCGGCTGCACACCTCCCCCCGGCGGCTGTTCGAGCGGGTGACGAGCGAGTTCAACTCGCACCTCGCCGTCCACGACGATCAGGTGGGGCGGTCGGGGACGAACTTCCACGCGGTGGTCCACGCGCAGCCGCCGCATCTGACGTACCTCAGCCACATCGCCGCGTACCGGGAGACCCGCACCCTGAACGAGCGGTTGCTCCGCTGGCAGCCGGAGACCATCGTGAATCTGCCGGAGGGCATCGGGGTCCTGCCGTTCATCCTGCCCGGCTCCCCGGCGCTGATGGCAGCGAACATCGGGGCGCTGCGCGAGCACCGGGTCGTCCTGTGGAGCAAACATGGGGTGATGGCGAGGTCGGACGTAAGCATTACGCGGGCGGTGGACCGGGTGGAGTACGCGGAGACGGCGGCGAAGTACGAGCACCTCGACCTGACGAGCGGCGGGCGGGGCGAGGGCCTGTCGCGCGACGAACTGCGCGAGGTCGTGGAGGCCTTCAACGTGCCCACGACCTTGTTGGAGTGA
- a CDS encoding DUF305 domain-containing protein codes for MSKPRRAHTPPLLPALLMALLVALLALTAFVLTRPAPPLPGPASAEVRFTQDMTRHHEQAVTMARLIRPRSTRRTVRSLALDIELSQGEQLRQMRGWLTLWGQGPGAPPTPEHARHMGMASPAELVSLSTLPPREAERAFLRLMIRHHRGALAMVRGVLRPEGVRPGVRPEVLRLARQIEASQRGEIITLTGLLSRLGGPDSSDAAPSSGQHHH; via the coding sequence ATGAGCAAACCACGCCGGGCACACACGCCGCCGCTCCTGCCCGCCCTGCTGATGGCCCTGCTGGTCGCCCTGCTCGCGCTGACGGCGTTCGTGCTGACCCGGCCCGCCCCTCCCCTCCCCGGCCCGGCGAGCGCCGAGGTGCGCTTCACGCAGGACATGACCCGGCACCACGAGCAGGCGGTGACGATGGCCCGCCTGATCCGCCCCCGCTCCACGCGGCGCACCGTGCGTTCCCTCGCGCTGGACATCGAGCTGTCGCAGGGGGAACAGCTTCGGCAGATGCGCGGCTGGCTCACCCTCTGGGGCCAGGGGCCGGGAGCGCCGCCGACCCCCGAACACGCCCGCCATATGGGGATGGCCTCCCCCGCCGAGCTGGTGTCCCTCTCCACCCTGCCCCCGCGTGAGGCCGAGCGGGCCTTCCTCCGGCTGATGATCCGGCACCACCGGGGGGCGCTGGCGATGGTGCGGGGGGTCCTGCGGCCCGAGGGGGTGCGGCCTGGCGTGCGGCCCGAAGTCCTGCGGCTGGCGCGGCAGATCGAGGCGAGTCAGCGGGGCGAGATCATCACCCTGACCGGGCTGCTCTCCCGGCTGGGCGGGCCGGACTCCTCGGACGCCGCGCCTTCCTCGGGTCAGCACCACCATTAG
- a CDS encoding DEAD/DEAH box helicase family protein: protein MAPVLRLDRGTLVMREVPEAVAALFVWDARSQSYRAPGSAYRAVVEGCRGAGVPLRDEAAAFLRLDLGPDLGYARELTPYPHQQEALAAWKRAGRRGVVVLPTGAGKTLVAQLALRDTARSALICVPTLDLLHQWYAGLLAAFPDANVGVLGGGSRDRTPILVSTYDSAAIHAEDLAGGYGLQIFDEAHHLPAAFTRVIAEMGLAPYRLGLTATPKRSDGRESDLDTLIGPVVYRRAPEELAGDTLAEYREVVVRVRLSATEQRHYDELIGIRNDFLRRSGLRLGSPQGWQQFVMRSGTPQGRVAMLAHREARGLAYGTEGKLRVLEEVLANHPAERTLIFTDDNAMVYRVSRDFLIPAITHQTPVKERHEVLEHFREGTYRVLVTSRVLNEGVDVPEASVAVVLSGTATEREHIQRLGRILRRAEGKTAVLYEVITEGTSEERVSQRRHGEWRPAPPTPEWETLNAPD, encoded by the coding sequence GTGGCCCCTGTACTGAGGTTGGACCGTGGGACCCTCGTGATGCGCGAGGTGCCTGAAGCTGTGGCGGCCCTCTTCGTGTGGGACGCGCGCAGCCAGTCCTACCGCGCGCCGGGAAGCGCCTACCGGGCCGTGGTGGAGGGCTGCCGGGGGGCGGGCGTGCCCCTGCGCGACGAGGCGGCGGCCTTCTTGCGCCTCGACCTCGGCCCCGACCTCGGCTATGCCCGCGAGCTGACCCCCTACCCGCACCAGCAAGAAGCCCTCGCCGCGTGGAAACGGGCCGGGCGGCGGGGCGTCGTCGTCCTGCCCACGGGCGCGGGCAAGACCCTCGTCGCCCAGCTCGCCCTGCGCGACACCGCCCGCAGCGCCCTGATCTGCGTCCCCACCCTCGACCTGCTGCACCAGTGGTACGCGGGCCTCCTCGCCGCCTTCCCCGACGCGAACGTGGGCGTCCTGGGGGGCGGCAGCCGGGACCGCACCCCCATCCTCGTGAGCACCTACGACTCCGCCGCCATCCACGCCGAGGACCTCGCCGGGGGGTACGGTCTCCAGATTTTCGACGAGGCCCACCACCTCCCCGCCGCCTTCACGCGCGTCATCGCCGAGATGGGGCTGGCCCCCTACCGCCTCGGGCTGACCGCCACCCCCAAACGCAGCGACGGGCGGGAGAGCGACCTCGACACCCTGATCGGCCCGGTGGTCTACCGCCGGGCACCGGAGGAGCTCGCCGGGGACACCCTCGCCGAGTACCGCGAGGTCGTCGTCCGGGTGCGGCTCAGCGCCACGGAGCAGCGGCACTACGACGAATTGATCGGCATACGCAACGACTTCCTGCGGCGCTCGGGCCTGCGGCTGGGGAGTCCGCAGGGCTGGCAGCAGTTCGTGATGAGGAGCGGGACCCCGCAGGGCCGGGTGGCGATGCTCGCCCACCGGGAGGCGCGCGGCCTCGCCTACGGCACCGAGGGCAAGTTGCGGGTGCTGGAGGAGGTGCTGGCGAACCACCCGGCGGAGCGGACGCTGATCTTCACGGACGACAACGCGATGGTCTACCGCGTGAGCCGCGACTTTCTCATCCCGGCCATCACCCACCAGACACCCGTCAAGGAGCGCCACGAGGTGCTGGAACACTTCCGCGAGGGGACCTACCGGGTCCTCGTGACGAGCCGGGTGCTCAACGAGGGGGTGGACGTGCCGGAGGCGAGCGTGGCCGTCGTGCTGTCGGGCACGGCGACCGAGCGCGAGCACATCCAGCGGCTGGGCCGCATCCTGCGCCGGGCCGAGGGCAAGACGGCGGTGCTGTACGAGGTCATCACCGAGGGCACCTCGGAGGAACGGGTCAGCCAGCGGCGGCACGGCGAGTGGCGGCCCGCGCCCCCGACCCCGGAGTGGGAGACGCTGAATGCTCCCGACTGA
- a CDS encoding DUF790 family protein produces the protein MLPTELLMFRVRGGVVEPRRLRATLGTLRLAETVIATFAANVGKRREELDEDLRALEAGRADFKVLRGLAHLLTGGSCTFEAGGAVAPGAVRAKVFRLAQASVPSRHHRDLVLEQAARALSVTAPLTAGDVSAALYADLPDQQTLTVFEPPEPLALIHRFDLAQAQGMLYRAYSVVVTAQRNEPARYKQLLRYTKFFGLMLTVEGDADAGFTLTLDGPASLFGGTTRYGLALAKFLPALLHVTRWDLTAALRPRRDLAPVAVDGGNEWLFQLSSADGYVSHYPEPTEHDSALESGFAARFARTDTPWVLEREVDLVPVPGGVILPDFRLVHPAGGSVLVEIVGYWRPEYLRRKFEGLRRSGRADVIVCVSERLNLERAGVDPSDFGDRLVWFKGILNPKDVLGVAERLRSEGAI, from the coding sequence ATGCTCCCGACTGAGCTGCTGATGTTCCGGGTGAGGGGCGGCGTCGTGGAACCGAGGCGGCTCAGGGCCACCCTCGGCACCCTCCGCCTCGCCGAGACGGTCATCGCCACCTTCGCGGCCAACGTCGGCAAGCGGCGGGAGGAGCTGGACGAGGACCTGCGCGCGCTGGAGGCGGGCCGCGCCGACTTCAAGGTGCTGCGCGGGCTGGCCCACCTCCTCACGGGCGGGAGCTGCACCTTCGAGGCGGGGGGCGCGGTCGCGCCGGGGGCCGTGCGCGCGAAGGTCTTCCGGCTCGCGCAGGCCTCGGTCCCCAGCCGCCACCACCGCGACCTCGTGCTGGAGCAGGCCGCCCGCGCGCTCTCGGTCACGGCCCCCCTGACCGCCGGGGACGTGTCGGCGGCGCTCTACGCCGACCTCCCCGACCAGCAGACGCTGACCGTGTTCGAGCCGCCGGAGCCGCTGGCGCTGATCCACCGCTTCGACCTCGCCCAGGCGCAGGGAATGCTCTACCGGGCCTACAGCGTCGTGGTCACGGCCCAGCGCAACGAACCCGCCCGCTACAAGCAGCTCCTGCGCTACACCAAGTTCTTCGGGCTGATGCTGACGGTGGAGGGCGACGCCGACGCGGGCTTCACCCTGACCCTCGACGGTCCGGCCAGCCTGTTCGGGGGCACCACCCGCTACGGCCTCGCGCTCGCCAAGTTCCTCCCGGCCCTGCTCCACGTCACGCGCTGGGACCTGACGGCGGCCCTGCGCCCCCGCCGTGACCTCGCCCCGGTGGCGGTGGACGGCGGGAACGAGTGGCTCTTCCAGCTCTCCTCGGCGGACGGCTACGTCAGCCACTACCCCGAGCCGACCGAGCATGACAGCGCGCTGGAGTCGGGGTTCGCAGCGCGATTCGCCAGGACGGACACGCCCTGGGTCCTCGAACGCGAGGTGGACCTCGTGCCGGTGCCCGGCGGCGTGATCCTGCCGGACTTCCGGCTGGTGCATCCGGCGGGGGGCAGCGTGCTCGTGGAGATCGTGGGGTACTGGCGTCCCGAGTACCTGCGCCGGAAGTTCGAGGGGCTGCGGCGCTCGGGCCGCGCGGACGTGATCGTGTGCGTCTCCGAGCGGCTCAATCTGGAGCGGGCGGGCGTGGACCCGTCCGACTTCGGCGACCGGCTGGTGTGGTTCAAGGGCATCCTGAACCCGAAGGACGTGCTGGGCGTAGCCGAGCGGCTGCGGTCGGAAGGAGCGATCTGA
- a CDS encoding CoA-acylating methylmalonate-semialdehyde dehydrogenase: MTSTAEPSTQQASVQTLTHWLSGAPAEGTSGRTAPVYNPATGEVQALVPLASRAEVDHAVELATAAANTWRAAPLGKRAEVLFRFRDLLDRRRDDLARILTREHGKVHADALGEIARGIENVEYACGVPNLLKGGYSEGASTGVDVYSIQQPLGVVAGITPFNFPAMVPLWMMANALACGNAFILKPSEKDPSASLFMAELLREAGLPDGVFSVLHGDKEAVDAILEHPGIAAVSFVGSTPIARYIYQQGTAHGKRVQALGGAKNHMLVLPDADVGMAADAAVSAAYGSAGERCMAISVLVAVGDVGDTLVSAIRERLPALKVGPGDQPGNEMGPLITREHRDRVAGYIEGAAKQGATVVVDGREQQFDGDGFFLGVSLLDHVTPEMDAYRDEIFGPVLCVVRASSYDEGLKLINENEYGNGTAIFTRDGGAARRFQFEVEVGMVGINVPIPVPVAYYSFGGWKASLFGDSHMYGPEGIKFYTRGKVVTSRWPDPASSRVDLGFPQNR; encoded by the coding sequence ATGACCAGCACCGCCGAACCGTCCACCCAACAGGCCTCCGTCCAGACCCTCACCCACTGGCTCTCGGGCGCTCCCGCTGAGGGCACCTCCGGGCGCACCGCCCCCGTCTACAACCCCGCCACCGGAGAGGTGCAGGCCCTCGTTCCGCTCGCCAGCCGTGCCGAGGTGGACCACGCCGTCGAACTCGCCACCGCCGCTGCTAACACGTGGCGGGCCGCACCCCTCGGCAAGCGGGCCGAAGTCCTCTTCCGTTTCCGCGACCTGCTCGACCGTCGCCGGGACGACCTTGCCCGCATCCTGACCCGCGAGCACGGCAAGGTTCACGCCGACGCGCTGGGTGAAATTGCGCGCGGCATCGAGAACGTGGAGTACGCCTGCGGGGTGCCGAATCTCCTCAAGGGCGGGTACTCCGAGGGGGCAAGCACGGGCGTGGACGTGTATTCCATCCAGCAGCCACTCGGTGTGGTGGCGGGCATCACGCCCTTCAACTTCCCGGCGATGGTGCCGCTGTGGATGATGGCGAATGCGCTCGCCTGCGGGAACGCCTTCATCCTCAAGCCCAGCGAGAAGGACCCCAGCGCGAGCCTGTTTATGGCGGAGTTGCTAAGAGAAGCTGGTCTTCCAGATGGTGTGTTCAGCGTGCTGCACGGGGACAAGGAAGCGGTGGACGCCATCCTCGAACACCCCGGCATCGCCGCCGTGAGCTTCGTGGGGAGCACGCCCATTGCGCGCTACATCTATCAACAGGGAACCGCGCACGGCAAACGGGTACAGGCGCTCGGCGGGGCGAAGAACCACATGCTCGTCCTCCCCGACGCCGACGTGGGCATGGCCGCCGACGCCGCCGTCTCCGCCGCCTACGGCTCGGCGGGCGAGCGGTGCATGGCGATCAGCGTCCTCGTGGCGGTGGGAGACGTGGGGGACACGCTCGTCTCGGCCATTCGGGAGCGCCTGCCCGCCCTCAAAGTCGGCCCCGGCGACCAGCCCGGCAACGAGATGGGGCCGCTCATCACCCGCGAACACCGTGACCGGGTGGCGGGGTACATCGAGGGCGCGGCGAAACAGGGCGCGACGGTGGTGGTGGACGGACGGGAGCAACAGTTCGACGGAGACGGCTTCTTCCTCGGCGTCTCGCTCCTCGATCACGTGACGCCCGAGATGGACGCCTACCGGGACGAGATTTTCGGTCCCGTGCTGTGCGTGGTGCGAGCGAGCAGCTACGACGAGGGCCTGAAACTCATCAACGAGAACGAGTACGGCAACGGCACCGCCATCTTCACGCGCGACGGCGGCGCGGCCCGGCGCTTCCAGTTCGAGGTCGAGGTCGGCATGGTGGGGATCAACGTGCCTATCCCGGTGCCCGTGGCGTACTACTCCTTCGGCGGCTGGAAGGCGAGCCTCTTCGGGGACAGCCACATGTACGGGCCGGAGGGGATCAAGTTCTACACGCGCGGCAAGGTCGTGACCTCGCGCTGGCCCGACCCCGCGAGCAGCCGGGTGGACCTGGGCTTTCCGCAGAATCGGTAG
- a CDS encoding aminotransferase class III-fold pyridoxal phosphate-dependent enzyme: protein MPEPHPDTQQVIADNREYTLFSWSVQGQASPIHMVGGKGSHFYDGDGNTWLDFSSQLININVGHQHPKVLQAIKDQVDRMCFAGPSFATDVRAELGRKLAEVTGLAKSFFTLGGSEANENAMKMARLYTGRDKIITRYRSYHGATMGSMTASGDPRRWPVEPGIPGIVRVFDPYMYRPPMGGSAEAWEDGCITHIEEVIQMEGPHTIAAMMVEGITGSNGLLIPPDSYYPRLRALLDKYGILLIDDEVMSGFGRTGKWLATQHYGIVPDIVTCAKGLTSGYMPLGAVIVNQKIADYFEKNFLAGGLTYSGHPVSLAAAIANLRVYEEENLFEHTLELGKYLGERLEAMKRKYACVGDVRYIGLFSVLELVKDKRTKEPLAPFNGTSPEMARLAAHLKSRHVYAFSRFNMVWVCPPLVITREELDAGLDVYEEALALVDEMIGAVVAAD from the coding sequence ATGCCGGAACCTCACCCAGACACCCAGCAGGTTATCGCCGACAACCGCGAGTACACCCTCTTCTCGTGGAGCGTGCAGGGGCAGGCCAGTCCCATCCACATGGTCGGGGGCAAGGGCAGCCACTTCTACGACGGCGACGGGAACACCTGGCTCGATTTCTCCTCGCAGCTCATCAACATCAACGTGGGGCACCAGCACCCGAAGGTCTTGCAGGCGATCAAGGATCAGGTGGACCGGATGTGCTTCGCCGGGCCGTCGTTCGCCACCGACGTGCGCGCGGAGCTGGGCCGGAAGCTCGCGGAGGTGACGGGCCTCGCCAAGAGCTTCTTCACCCTGGGCGGCAGCGAGGCCAACGAGAACGCGATGAAGATGGCCCGCCTCTACACCGGACGTGACAAGATCATCACCCGCTACCGCTCCTACCACGGGGCGACGATGGGCAGCATGACGGCCTCGGGCGACCCCCGGCGCTGGCCGGTCGAACCGGGCATCCCCGGCATTGTGCGGGTGTTCGACCCCTACATGTACCGCCCGCCGATGGGCGGCAGCGCCGAGGCGTGGGAGGACGGCTGCATCACCCACATCGAGGAAGTGATTCAGATGGAGGGGCCGCACACCATCGCGGCGATGATGGTAGAGGGCATCACCGGCTCCAACGGCCTGCTGATCCCACCCGACAGCTACTACCCCCGGCTGCGGGCGCTGCTCGACAAGTACGGCATCCTCCTCATCGACGACGAGGTGATGAGCGGCTTCGGGCGGACCGGCAAGTGGCTCGCCACCCAGCACTACGGCATCGTGCCGGACATCGTGACCTGCGCGAAGGGTCTCACGAGCGGCTATATGCCGCTGGGCGCGGTCATCGTGAATCAGAAGATCGCCGATTACTTCGAGAAAAACTTCCTTGCGGGCGGCCTGACCTACAGCGGCCATCCCGTCAGCCTCGCCGCCGCCATCGCCAACCTGAGGGTGTACGAGGAGGAAAATCTCTTCGAGCACACGCTGGAGCTGGGGAAGTACCTGGGCGAGCGCCTGGAGGCCATGAAGCGCAAGTACGCCTGTGTGGGAGACGTGCGCTACATCGGCCTCTTCAGCGTGTTGGAGTTGGTGAAGGACAAGAGGACGAAAGAGCCGCTGGCCCCCTTCAACGGTACCTCGCCGGAGATGGCGAGACTCGCTGCCCACCTCAAGTCCAGGCACGTCTACGCCTTTAGCCGCTTCAACATGGTCTGGGTCTGCCCGCCCCTCGTCATCACCCGCGAGGAGCTGGACGCCGGGCTGGACGTGTACGAGGAGGCGCTGGCCCTGGTGGACGAGATGATCGGGGCGGTGGTGGCGGCAGATTAA